A genomic stretch from Anaerobranca californiensis DSM 14826 includes:
- the fabZ gene encoding 3-hydroxyacyl-ACP dehydratase FabZ, whose translation MAKLKNLNIEDIKKIIPHRYPFLLVDRIEEVELGKRAVGYKNVTANEGYFQGHFPKFPVMPGVLMVEAMAQVGAVALLAMEENKEKLAFFAGIEKVRFKKQVIPGDVLKIEVEILSVRGPLGKGKGIITVDGKVAVTGELLFALGEGVKS comes from the coding sequence ATGGCAAAGCTGAAAAATTTAAATATTGAAGATATCAAAAAAATAATTCCCCATCGCTATCCCTTTTTATTAGTGGATAGAATTGAGGAAGTTGAATTAGGTAAAAGGGCAGTAGGATATAAAAATGTAACTGCCAATGAAGGGTATTTTCAAGGACATTTCCCAAAATTTCCTGTAATGCCAGGGGTTTTAATGGTAGAAGCTATGGCTCAAGTGGGGGCAGTGGCCCTTTTGGCTATGGAAGAAAATAAAGAAAAATTAGCTTTTTTTGCAGGGATAGAAAAAGTTCGTTTTAAAAAGCAGGTAATTCCCGGTGATGTATTGAAAATAGAAGTAGAAATCCTATCTGTGAGGGGACCTCTAGGAAAAGGAAAAGGGATTATCACGGTAGATGGTAAAGTTGCCGTTACTGGAGAACTCCTCTTTGCTTTAGGTGAAGGAGTAAAAAGTTAA